In Lysobacter lycopersici, a genomic segment contains:
- a CDS encoding SDR family oxidoreductase translates to MDPTRWRLDGQLALVTGGSAGIGLAIARELLGFGAEVTIVGRDAEALERARAELQDDFPDARLHALAADVADEEERREILDWVEDRGIGLNILVNNAGGNLTKPTTDYSEDEWRALFELNLFSAFELCRYAYPLLAQHASSSIVNVGSVSGVTHVRSGAPYGMTKAALQQLTRNLAVEWAEDGIRVNSVAPWYIRTRRTSGKLADPDYLDEVLLRTPLGRIGEPEEVAAAVAFLCLPAASYITGECIAVDGGFLRYGF, encoded by the coding sequence ATGGATCCGACACGTTGGCGGCTGGACGGGCAATTGGCGCTGGTCACCGGCGGCAGCGCCGGGATTGGCCTGGCGATCGCGCGCGAACTACTCGGCTTCGGCGCCGAGGTCACGATCGTCGGTCGCGATGCGGAAGCACTGGAACGCGCGCGCGCCGAGCTGCAGGACGATTTCCCCGATGCGCGCCTGCACGCGCTGGCCGCGGACGTGGCCGACGAGGAGGAGCGGCGCGAGATCCTCGACTGGGTCGAGGACCGCGGCATCGGTCTCAATATCCTGGTCAACAACGCCGGCGGCAATCTCACCAAGCCCACGACCGACTATTCGGAAGACGAATGGCGCGCGCTGTTCGAACTCAACCTGTTCAGCGCGTTCGAACTGTGCCGCTATGCGTATCCGCTGCTTGCGCAGCACGCGAGCTCGTCCATCGTCAACGTCGGCAGCGTGTCCGGCGTCACCCACGTGCGCAGTGGCGCGCCCTACGGCATGACCAAGGCCGCCTTGCAACAGCTGACGCGCAACCTCGCAGTGGAATGGGCCGAGGACGGCATCCGCGTGAATTCGGTCGCGCCGTGGTACATCCGCACGCGGCGCACGTCCGGCAAGCTCGCCGATCCGGATTACCTCGACGAGGTGTTGCTGCGCACGCCGCTGGGGCGCATCGGCGAGCCGGAGGAAGTCGCGGCGGCGGTGGCGTTCCTGTGCCTGCCGGCGGCGAGCTACATCACCGGCGAATGCATTGCGGTGGATGGCGGGTTTTTGCGGTATGGGTTTTGA